The following proteins are co-located in the Periplaneta americana isolate PAMFEO1 chromosome 12, P.americana_PAMFEO1_priV1, whole genome shotgun sequence genome:
- the LOC138710601 gene encoding very long chain fatty acid elongase 4-like isoform X1, which produces MEGLLTGVYNAYLYIGYDLADRRTDNWFLVGKPWTLFVLLGLYLYFVKVAGPRFIKDRPAYNLDIIIAIYNITQVIVCFYLFIKGITFGWGTKLRFNCEPVDTSNNSDAIEMASWVWMMYMTKVFDLLDTVFFVLRKKSNQVTFLHVLHHSMTLVLFYTLARYAPGGQCVLDASINCFVHVVMYSYYFITNTFPQYKKNIWWKKYITQIQMIQFCFLILHNLPTVLQNDCGFPAFAGGMVLLESILMFYLFSNFYVRTYWKKKDN; this is translated from the exons ATCGGAGAACTGACAATTGGTTTCTTGTTGGCAAGCCATGGACTCTCTTCGTCCTTCTGGGATTATATTTATACTTCGTAAAAGTTGCTGGCCCACGCTTTATTAAAGACAGGCCTGCATATAATCTCGATATAATCATCGCAATTTATAACATCACACAAGTAATtgtctgcttttatttatttataaaa GGTATTACGTTCGGATGGGGAACGAAGCTACGCTTCAACTGCGAACCAGTAGATACTTCCAATAATTCAGACGCTATTGAA ATGGCATCATGGGTATGGATGATGTATATGACGAAAGTTTTCGACCTCTTGGACACA GTATTTTTCGTCCTACGAAAGAAGAGCAACCAAGTAACCTTCCTCCATGTCTTGCATCATTCCATGACGTTGGTACTTTTCTACACCTTGGCACGATATGCTCCAG GTGGTCAGTGTGTGCTGGATGCATCCATAAACTGCTTTGTTCATGTGGTTATGTACTCATACTATTTCATCACAAATACGTTCCCACAATATAAAAAGAACATTTGGTGGAAGAAATACATCACCCAAATTCAAATG ATCCAGTTCTGTTTCCTCATTCTCCACAACTTGCCCACAGTTCTACAGAATGATTGTGGCTTCCCTGCGTTCGCAGGTGGAATGGTATTACTAGAGAGTATATTAATGTTTTATCTGTTCTCCAATTTCTATGTCAGGACATATTGGAAGAAAAAGGACAACTAA
- the LOC138710601 gene encoding very long chain fatty acid elongase 7-like isoform X2, whose protein sequence is MISLGITFGWGTKLRFNCEPVDTSNNSDAIEMASWVWMMYMTKVFDLLDTVFFVLRKKSNQVTFLHVLHHSMTLVLFYTLARYAPGGQCVLDASINCFVHVVMYSYYFITNTFPQYKKNIWWKKYITQIQMIQFCFLILHNLPTVLQNDCGFPAFAGGMVLLESILMFYLFSNFYVRTYWKKKDN, encoded by the exons GGTATTACGTTCGGATGGGGAACGAAGCTACGCTTCAACTGCGAACCAGTAGATACTTCCAATAATTCAGACGCTATTGAA ATGGCATCATGGGTATGGATGATGTATATGACGAAAGTTTTCGACCTCTTGGACACA GTATTTTTCGTCCTACGAAAGAAGAGCAACCAAGTAACCTTCCTCCATGTCTTGCATCATTCCATGACGTTGGTACTTTTCTACACCTTGGCACGATATGCTCCAG GTGGTCAGTGTGTGCTGGATGCATCCATAAACTGCTTTGTTCATGTGGTTATGTACTCATACTATTTCATCACAAATACGTTCCCACAATATAAAAAGAACATTTGGTGGAAGAAATACATCACCCAAATTCAAATG ATCCAGTTCTGTTTCCTCATTCTCCACAACTTGCCCACAGTTCTACAGAATGATTGTGGCTTCCCTGCGTTCGCAGGTGGAATGGTATTACTAGAGAGTATATTAATGTTTTATCTGTTCTCCAATTTCTATGTCAGGACATATTGGAAGAAAAAGGACAACTAA